A genomic segment from Lignipirellula cremea encodes:
- the folP gene encoding dihydropteroate synthase, which produces MSKMHPRPPAPARPQPAPFWQLRSRSLEFGRLPVLMGIVNVTPDSFSDGGKFYDSSAAVDQALQLAADGALIVDIGGESTRPYAEPVPLDEELRRVIPVVEAVCQQASVIVSIDTLKPEVARQAMLAGAEIINDVSGLRDPAMVAVALETGAGVCVMHMQGTPATMQDNPQYDDVVAEVGSWLAARRGELIEAGLQAERICLDPGIGFGKTNPQSIALLNSCGEFHAAGAPLLVGHSRKGFIGQAIGDKTVDRTPGVIGVALALARRGVQVLRVHDPAPLQQALLLFDIAGGLDD; this is translated from the coding sequence ATGAGCAAGATGCACCCACGCCCGCCGGCGCCCGCCCGTCCGCAGCCGGCCCCGTTCTGGCAACTGCGCAGCCGGTCGCTGGAGTTCGGCCGTTTGCCGGTGTTGATGGGCATTGTGAACGTCACCCCTGACAGCTTCTCCGACGGCGGCAAGTTTTACGATAGCTCGGCCGCGGTCGACCAGGCGCTGCAACTGGCGGCAGACGGCGCGCTAATAGTCGATATCGGCGGCGAAAGCACGAGGCCCTACGCCGAGCCTGTCCCGCTGGACGAAGAACTGCGGCGGGTGATTCCTGTCGTCGAGGCCGTCTGCCAGCAGGCGTCGGTGATCGTTTCGATCGACACCCTCAAGCCGGAAGTCGCCCGCCAGGCGATGCTGGCCGGGGCCGAAATCATTAACGACGTTTCCGGTCTGCGGGATCCGGCGATGGTAGCGGTCGCTCTGGAAACGGGGGCCGGCGTTTGTGTGATGCACATGCAAGGCACGCCGGCGACGATGCAGGATAATCCCCAGTACGACGACGTCGTCGCCGAGGTCGGCTCCTGGCTGGCTGCCCGACGGGGGGAGTTGATCGAAGCCGGCCTGCAGGCCGAACGGATCTGTCTCGATCCGGGCATCGGCTTTGGCAAAACGAACCCGCAGAGCATCGCCCTGCTGAACTCCTGCGGGGAGTTCCATGCGGCCGGTGCGCCGCTGCTGGTCGGCCACTCCCGGAAAGGCTTTATCGGCCAGGCGATTGGCGACAAGACGGTCGACCGCACCCCCGGCGTGATTGGCGTCGCCCTGGCCCTGGCCCGACGAGG